In the Helianthus annuus cultivar XRQ/B chromosome 11, HanXRQr2.0-SUNRISE, whole genome shotgun sequence genome, one interval contains:
- the LOC110913247 gene encoding zinc finger CCHC domain-containing protein 7-like, translated as MSEQTAKFAQRIGEVVLKTVELATAMYRLQNEATQESSKETEAKPSPKPKKRKTSKNSPVVAPNQAGPSQVATPPAKKQYKGTTPLCNKCNGHHQAHLQCRLCVSCGRVGHLASACRSNPNQGGPNKPQANPAQAHFPPGSCYNCGKMGHFMNKCPKLANANPTHG; from the coding sequence atgtccgagCAGACTGCCAAATTTGCCCAACGAATAGGCGAAGTAGTCCTGAAGACCGTCGAATTAGCTACTGCCATGTATCGACTCCAGAATGAAGCCACACAAGAGTCATCAAAGGAAACAGAAGCCAAGCCTTCACCAAAACCGAAGAAACGTAAAACTTCAAAGAATTCTCCAGtcgttgcaccaaatcaagcaggaCCTAGCCAGGTGGCAACACCACCTGCTAAGAAACAATACAAGGGAACGACACCATTATGCAACAAATGTAATGGGCATCACCAAGCTCACTTACAGTGTCGTCTGTGTGTATCATGTGGGCGAGTTGGTCACCTGGCAAGTGCTTGTCGAAGTAACCCGAACCAAGGTGGTCCAAATAAACCACAAgccaatcctgctcaagctcacTTTCCACCTGGATCctgctacaactgtggcaagATGGGTCATTTTATGAATaaatgcccaaagcttgctaatgcaaatccaacccACGGATGA